The nucleotide sequence ATCGGGGCTAACGCCATAAGATACTAAGGCATCATAGACTCTTTCGGCACGAGCTTTGCGCAACTTAGCATTGAAGGCTGCCGTACCTGTTTCGCTATCGGCATAACCGGTAATCACATACTTCGTATCCTTGTTAGCTTTAATAGCCTTTGCAACAGCTTTCAACACGACTCTGTCTTTCCCTTGCAGTTCCGAACTATTTATATTATAATAAACGGTAACCACAGGAGCTTGTTCCTCAACGATCTTTTCTGCCGGACGATTCTTACATTCGGCCAATTGTTGTTCGAGGTCTGCTATTTTTCGATTGGCATCACGCAATTGAGCGACAAGAGCATCTCCTTCCGCATCGCTGTATTTGCCCACAACCGGAGCTACAACAGGCACAACCGGAGCATTCCAACCACGACCCTTGAACTTATAGGTTACACCCACCAAAGCAGAAAGAGTCTTAGCATGATTCCCTTCTCCGGCAACAGTCGCTTCAAACACATCGAAACGGAGATCCAAATTGATAGCCCAAGCATCGCTTAAACGGAAACGGTTTAACAAACCGCCTCTCATACCCATATTGACACAATCGGCAATATCTCCATCACCGGAAACCGCAACAGGAATTCCCATACCGACATATAAAATAGGAGAATAAACGCGCTCGCGATATCCACAGAACAAACTTGCCAAATCGCCCATCACATCAAGAGCCGGCGTTATTAAAGCATACGATTGTTTGTAATAAGTATTGTCGAGCATCTCGCCACTCATGCCATTACCCCATAAAGCAGCTCCTTTCATTCCATAATAATCAGCGCCCAAACGCAACCCGATAACAGGAGAAAACCATTTCTCGACATTAAGACCAAACACAGGAGCAATACGCTTACCAAAATCGGCATGGCTATCAAATCTCCCTAAACTAAAATCAACCCCGCCTTCAAGTGAAATCATCCAATTGTCTTTAAACTTATTCAAGACAATTTCTTTGGAAGGTTCTGTCTTAGCCTCCTCTTGGGAAGCTGCTGCAACCATTGCCGGCATTGCTGCAAAAGCACCTGTAAGCAAAATTGCAGATACAGTCTTCTTCATACTACTATTATTTTTAATTAATATATGTTTAACATTCGATCGACCAGCATATAAAAGATATGAAAATCAATCATTTTATAGACCCAATTGAATTTGGGGATAAAGATAATTGATTTATTTTATTCGACAAACAAATTTTATTTAAATTTACAACAAAGTCGTTCTTCTATAAAAAAGAAAAACGACTTTGCTTAAATTTCTCTAAATACTTATTTCTCTACAAATTCAATAATTTCCCGAGCGATATTATCCGAGGTAAATCCCAATTTTTCATCAAGAACCTTATATGGCGCAGAATAACCGAAATGGTCCAATCCATACACTTTGCCCTCACTGCCCACCAACGGGAACAGAGTCGAAGGCAAACCGGCCGTCAACCCAAACACCGGCAACCCGGGAGGTATTACCACGTTTCTATACGATAAAGGCTGCTCCAAAAATAGACCTATCGAAGGAGCCGAGACGATCTGTACCCGTACCCCCTTATCATGCAATATATTTACAGCGCCGACTAAGGTAGAGACCTCCGATCCATTGGCTACCAATACAACATCGGGAGTCTCGTCTTTCATCAATATATAAGCGCCTTTCTCTGCTTGTAATGCATCGTTATAACGACTGTCCGAAGCCGACGGTAAATCGGGGACATCTTGACGGGAAAGAATCAATGCCGTCGGTGTATCCTTATTCTCCATAGCCAATTTCCAAGAAACAAGAGTTTCGGCGCTATCGGCCGGCCTCAGAACCAACACACTATTTTTGCCGCTATGATTCTTCAACTGCTCCATTAACCGTATTTGAGCTTCTTGCTCTACCGGCTCGTGAGTAGGTCCATCTTCTCCCACCCTGAAAGCATCATGCGTCCAAACATATTTCACGGGCAATTCCATCAAAGCCGCCATACGAACTGCCGGTTTCATATAGTCAGAGAAAACAAAGAATGTTCCACAAGCAGTCTGCATTCCTCCATGCAACAATATACCGTTCATAATCGCCGCCATAGTCAATTCAGCGACCCCAGCATGTAAAAATGCTCCGTGGAAATCACCCTTCGCAAAAGCTCCTGTCTTCTTCAAAAAAGCCTCTGTCTTATCCGAATTTGCCAAATCGGCCGAAGAAACGACCATATTTTTCACCCGTTCCGCCAAATAAGCCAAAACGTTTGCCGAAGCAGTCCGAGTAGCGACATTCGGTTTATACTCTATCGATGAGAAGTCGAGTGCAGGAAGTTTCCCAGCATAAAAATCGTGCAACTCTCTGGCCAATTCGGGATTTTCTTTCTCCCACGCAGCTTGCGCCGATTTACGTTCTGCGACAATCGCTTTCAATTCCTCTGCTCGACGAGCATACAGACCGGCAGTTTCAGGGAATATCACAAACGGATTTTCCACATTTCCGCCTAAATTCTCAATGGTCTTTTCATAAGATGCACCCGACTTACTCAAAGGCTGTCCATGCGTAGAATATTTCCCTTCGAATTTCTCTCCCGTAACCGTTACACACCCACGTCCCATAATGGTTTTCCCTATAATCAGAGTCGGACGTTCTGTCTCACGGTTAGCCAGCGCCAATGCATCACGAATAGCTACCGGATCGGTTCCATCTATTTCCACGACATTCCAATTCCACGACCTATACTTCGCAGCAGTATCTTCATCGGTCACCGCATCTGTATCAGTCGAAAGTTGTACGTCGTTACTATCATAGAACATAATCAAATTATGCAATCCCAAGAATCCGGCCAAACGACCTGCACCCTGAGAAATCTCCTCTTGAATACCTCCATCGGAAATAAACGCATAAATTTTATGACTACACCATTCGCCGAAACGAGCAGCCATAAAACGCTCGGCGATAGCAGCGCCGACAGCCATCGTATGTCCCTGACCCAAAGGTCCCGAAGTATTCTCAATACCATGCATTACATCGACTTCGGGGTGGCCGGGAGTTATACTGCCCCATTGACGAAACGACTTCAAATCGTCCATCGTATAAAACCCCGACATAGCCAATACACTATAAAGCATCGGGGACATGTGCCCGGGATCTAAAAAGAAACGATCACGATTTATCCATTTCGGATCCGCCGGATCGTACACTAAAAACTCGGAATATAACACATTGATAAAATCAGCTCCCCCCATAGCACCTCCGGGGTGACCCGATTTGGCTTTTTCAACCATCGCCGCCGTCAATACTCTGATATTGTCGGCCGATTTGTTTAATAAGTTCGTATCGTTCATGGGAATTTTTTTACAAAAATAATACAATTCATGAGTATACAAACACAAAAACCGCCAAAAGTTCACAAAAAGACAAAGAGAGTGAAGAAGCATCTTCACTCTCTTTACTAAATCTTATCTATTAAATAAATAGTTATGCCTCATAATCGTCGGTCGGAATATCTGTATTAACATTCTTACTACCTATGGCAGCATAGAATAAAATATAAGCCAATCCCAACGCAATTACCCAATAGCTATTCAAGAATCCGGCGAAATCGGCTACACCTCCTTGAATCAAAGGCAATATACCGCCACCGCAAACCATAACCATAAACAGACCAGAAGCTGCTGCTGTATATTTGCCTAACCCCTCTACTGCAAGGTTGAAAATACCGCCCCACATCACAGAAGTACAAAGTCCGCAAAGGATTAACAACATCACGTTTACAGGAACTTGGGCAAAGCCGAATGAAATATCGGACTTAAATACCGGCATATTTACCAAAATATTATCAGCACAGAATATCGCACCCAATACCAATGCGATACCCACTGTCGATACAACCGTCAACATCGCGCGACTGGACACCTTCGCTCCGATAGAGGCCCCGCACAAACGACCGATCATCATCAAGAACCAATATGTCCCTACAACCGATCCGGCAATCGTTGGATCGATGTTTATCTCAGGTGAAGTCATAAACAAATTGGCAAAATTAGGAATGCCGACTTCAACACCTACATATATAAAGATAGCAACAGTTCCCAACACAAAATGGCGGAAAGAAAGTGCGCTATGTTTACTCTTTTCCTTCTTGGCAGAAGTTTTTACGATATGAGGTTCTGGAATATTTACAAAATATAAAACGACAAATGCCAAAGCAAAAATACCCATTGCCAAGAATAAGGCAGGGTCGGCATTGGAAATTTTAGCCTGAGCCAAATCACCGATCAAATAACCTACCAACACCGGTACAATAGTCGCACTAATCGAGTTGAACGAGCCACCTAATTGAATCAATTGATTTCCTTTGTTTCCACCGCCGGCAAGAGTATTCAACATAGGATTCACTACCGTATTCAACATACACATGGAAAAACCGGAAATGAAAGCGCCCACCAAATACACGGCGAAACTTTCGGCGATACCCGACAAGAAAGTGATACCTACACCGATAAACCCGACGGTTACGGCAAGAAGCGCGGTCTTCTTATAACCAATGCGCTGCAACAGCATACCGGCCGGAATTCCCATAAAGGCATAAGCGATAAAGTTAGCCGCATTTCCCAACTGCGACATAAAGTTACTGGCTCCGAACTGACTTTTAACAATGACTCCCATCGGATTCTGAAGCCCTGTCACAAACGAAATCATGGCGAACAATGCAAACATCACTATAATGGGAAGTGCATAGTTCTTTTTCTGCTCTGTACTCATTTTATAAGATTTTAATTAATGAATTTATGTGTGTTTTATTTCTTTTACAATAGATATTTTACCCTTTGCACATCAAAAAATACAAAATTGAGAGCAAAAGTAATGTTAATTATCCATCAACAGATACGATAGCAGCATGTTTTTGAGCATAAAAACTTTCAAAACTCACATTCAGATTGTCATTCAAAAACATGAATAAACACGTTCCCCGAATATAGACGTTCCTATACGCACCAACGTACTGCCATGTCGTAAAGCCAACGGATAATCATGTGACATTCCCATCGATAATTCACAAAATGCCGAAGAGTCGACCGCGCTCGAACCTTTCACCTCATCGAACAATTTTTTCAAAGCACCGAATTCTCGCTCTATACAATCCTCATCATCTGTCTGGGTGGCCATACCCATCAATCCACATATCCTTACATGAGGATATTTCTCCGAGGAACCGCCTTGTAACAATTCCCGGCAAGAATCAGGCGTAAAGCCATATTTACTATCCTCTTGCGCCACGTGGATTTCAAGAAGGCAATCGACTACTCGATCGCATTTGGCCGCCTCGCTTTCTATAACCGAAAGGAGCTTTTCGCTATCCACGCTATGAATAAGAGAAACGAACGGGACAATATATTTCACTTTATTGGTTTGCAAATGACCTATAAAATGCCATTCTATATCCTTAGGCAAAACCTCATATTTTTCAACAAGTTCCTGTACTCGGCTCTCCCCGAAAATACGCTGTCCCGCCTCATAAGCCTCCATTATGGTTTCGGCCGTATGAAATTTCGAGACCGCCACCAACCGAGTTCCAGCAGGTAACTCTTGACGAATTCGCTCTATATGTCGGGCTATATCACTCATTCTTGCGGACGATCTTCTTCTTTTGTTTTTCTTTCGGGATCAAACGGATAAACGTCCATCAACGGAGTTTCTGTAATAGAAACAATCACCCAGTCGGCCATTGTTCCTTTCATGCCTTCCACCAAGTTTTTCAATGCCGTTTCAAAATCTGCGGCCTGCACAAGCATATACGATGCCGTACGCTTTTCCATACCGCTTTTCTCGTCGAGAGTGATAAAATTGAGCTTACATTTATACCACCGATCACCTGTTTCATCGAAAAAAAGCTCGCTGAAATTAGCGCGCTTTACCGCCGAAACAGAAAATTCCCCCGAGATAAACGGAGATACCTCCTCAATAATACGAGCTTCCGCTTCGGTAAACGATAAAGCATCCACCAAATAGGGCTCTGTCACTTTTTTTTGCATGCCGTTTTCCAGCATCTTATCGTACTTAACTCTGCACTCAAACCAATTAGCCATATTTTTGCATTCAAAAAAGAAGGTGCTCCTGCACCCTCGGTTGTTAATATTCTATTTTATCACTCTTGTTTTCCCATTTTTCAAAAGCCTTGATAGCTTCATCGCGCATCATCGGGACTACATTCAAATGGCGTTTTTCCAAAGGTAAAGCCAATTCGTCGTAAATAAACGAGTCATCGAATCCTATCTCCTTGGCATCCGCCTTCGTATTTCCGTAATACACTTTGTCGAGATGCGCCCAATAAATGGCTCCCAAACACATGGGACAAGGCTCGCAAGAAGTATAGATCTCGCATCCGCTCAAATCGAATGTTCCCAATACCCGGGCTGCTTCACGAATCGCATTTACTTCTGCATGCGCCGTAGGATCGACCGACGCAGTCACACGATTTACCCCCCGCGCTATGATTTTTCCATCTTTCACAATCACCGCACCGAACGGACCTCCGTCGTGATCTATATTATCGAGAGACAACTTTATAGCCTCCCTCATAAATGATTCTTTTTCACACATACGTCAAGAACAATTCACATTAATTTATAAAGTCTTCAATGAGAGCAAGTAAAAAGGGCTGCACATCTCCGCTTATAACTATGCCTATTTCTCTCTTTCACTACAAAAAGACGACATGAATAAAACGAATTTATTCGATTGCACTGTATATTGTCTATTTTGCATTACTTGCAAAGTTACAAAACAGATTCAACGAAAAAAATATACTTAAAAAAGTATGTCCCTATTTTAAGCTTCTTTCAAACTTTTATTCACGCGATCGATATAATCGAGCAACTCTTCACGTCCCCGTCTTTTTTCCGACGATGTAGCGAAAATAGGAGGCAATTCTTCCCAAGATTCATGCAGCACCTGTTTGTAATACTCTATATGCTCTTTCAGTACTACGGGACCAATCTTATCCGTTTTTGTAAATACAATAGCAAAAGGCACGCTGTTTTCACCCAACCATTCCATGAATTCGAGGTCTATCTTTTGAGGTTTGTGCCGACAATCGAGCAGGACAAAAAGACAAGTCATTTCCTTGCGATAAAGCACATACCCCTCTATCATTTCCCGCAATGCCTCTCGACTCTCTTTGCCTCGGCGGGCATATCCATAACCCGGCAAATCGACCAAGTACCAACTATCATCGACCAAAAAATGATTGATAAGCATTGTCTTCCCCGGAGTAGAAGAGGTCATCGCCAACCCTTTCTTACAAGTCAACATATTTATCAACGACGACTTTCCCACATTGGAACGTCCGATAAAAGCATATTCGGGTAATCCGTGCGATGGGCAGTCCTTCACATGGCTGCTGCTAATCACAAACCGGGCGTTTTTTATTTCCATATATTATATTCAAATTTTGACAATCCATGCAAAAATACTCATTTTTCCCGATTTGACGACAACGCTGTTTTTTCTCTGTCTCAAAATATGACATACAGAACAATAACTAACAGATATTTCCTATATTTGTAGATACGAATATAGGATGCGGTTCGGAATAGTCAAGCAGGAAATAAGATTTCGGTTTGCCTCTGCACTCACCTTTTACTATATTTGCAAACTCGTGAAAAGGAACAACCCTTATGGACCAACAATATTCTTCTATTCTTCTCGAAAATGCGGTAAACGAATTTGCCAAACTACCCGGTATCGGTAGGAAAACGGCTTTACGTTTGGTTCTGCATTTGTTAAGACAAGAAGAGGGCGAAGCCGAAAAGTTCGGTAATACCATTATTAAGTTATGTAAAGAAATCAAACGTTGCCACATTTGCCATAACATATCCGACTCGGATACCTGTACCATCTGTGGCGACCCTTCGCGCGATGCCTCCACGTTATGCGTTGTCGAAAATGTGAAAGAGGTGATGGTAGTCGAGAACACTCGCCAATTCCACGGGCTTTATCACGTATTGGGGGGGGTCATCTCCCCGATGGACGGCATAGGTCCGGCCGACCTCGAAATCGAAAGTTTGGTAGACCGAGTCGCCTCCGGTGGAATAAAAGAGGTAATACTCGCACTCAGCGCCACGATGGAAGGCGACACGACCAATTTCTACATATTCAGGAAGTTGGCTCCGTTCGATGTTAAAATCACCATCATCGCCAGAGGAGTATCCATAGGCGGAGAGCTGGAATACACCGACGAAATCACATTGGGGCGTTCCATTCTCAACCGCACGTTATTCAGCGAAAGTTTCAAAGGATAATATTATACTATTTTCATTAGACTGCCGTTATACATTATAATATTAGAGATTCTGTCTTGTGGTAAAAATCAGTGTCGTTATTGTCAATTACCGTGTAAAATACTTTTTGGAGCAATCGCTTCGGTCGGTACGGGCTGCATTAAAGGCATACCCGATGGAAGTCGAGATCTTTGTCGTGGACAACCACTCGCAAGACGACTCGCTCGATTACCTCATACCCCGGTTTCCCGAAGTCCGATTCATCGCCAATACCGAAAACGTAGGATTCGCACGAGCCAATAACCAAGCCATCGAACAATCTACCGGGAAATATGTTCTGTTGCTTAACCCCGACACTGTAATAGCCGAAAATACGTTATACGAAGTTTTCCAATTTATGGAAGCTCACCCCGAAGCCGGAGGAACCGGGGTAAAAATGCTCGATGGTGACGGACGGTTTTTACCGGAATCCAAAAGAGGATTCCCCACTCCGTGGGTATCGTTCTGCAAGATTTTCGGGCTCTCGGCATTATTTCCCCATTCCCGCATTTTCGGTCGTTATCACATGAAATATCTCTCTCCCGACGAATGCCACCCCATAGACATTCTTTCGGGTGCATTCATGTTCATGAGACGTGAAACACTGGACAAAAGCGGGCTACTCGACGAAAGTTTTTTCATGTACGGCGAAGACATCGATCTCTCCTATCGGCTCGTCCTTGCAGGATACACCAATTATTTCCTGCCGACTCCTATTATACATTACAAAGGAGAGAGCACGAAGAAAGGAAGCCTGCGATACGTCCGTGTCTTTTATGAAGCTATGCTCATTTTTTTCAAAAAGCATTACCCGCATTACAGCAAAGGGTACTACCTCGCCGTAAAATTCTCTATATTCTTCCGAGCCTCGTTAGCCGCTGCTTACCGAGTCGTCTCCTTTCCGTTTCATAAGCATGGAAAAACCGATAAGAAAGAGAAAGGAAAATGGTATATTCTCTCCCGCACCCCGCAAACCATAGCCCGATTGATTCCGGGTATAAAACACTACACGCCTATATGGTCAGCCGATGAAATTCCATCGTCATCTGAACGACAAGACAACCGACACATCATATTAGATTCGGGACTACTTTCCTATCGGGAAATCATAGAAACCATACAATCAAAAAGCGACGTCCGTAACCATTTCCTCATCTATACTCCCGACTCAGAAATCATCATTTCACCCCAACAAACCTATACGAAACCATGAACTACCTCACCGGCAAACAAATAGAACTGCGAGCGGTAGAACCCGAAGACCTCGATGCTCTTTACCGCTGGGAAAATGATTCGTCTCTGTGGATATACGGAAGTACCGTATCGCCCTTCTCACGTTATCTGTTGAAACAATACATCGAAAACTATACTGCCGACATCGCTCGGGACAAACAATTAAGACTCATAATCATGCGAAAAGAGAGTCGCCAAGTTATCGGTGCGATAGACTGTTTCGACTACGATATCACAAACCGTAAAGCAGCGATAGGTCTCCTCATCGATCCCGATCACAAACGACAAGGATTCGGACGAGATGCCCTCGAAACATTCATTGAATATGCTTTCCGTTTTTTACACCTGCATCAATTATATGTACATATTCCCGTTTGTAACACAGCCAGCATAGCGCTTTTCAGGACATGCGGATTTCACGAAAGCACACGCTTAAAAGACTGGATACGGTTGCCTCAGGGATATGCCGATGCTCTGATATTTCAAAAATTCAATCGGGAATAAGTGCCTAATTCATCAGAGGCTTCTAATTGAGCGAAGGCTCCTGCGGGGAATTTAACCACAACTTATATCCGTCGCCCATACCCTTTACTATCTCTCTCCAAAAAGCATCACCTTCGGCCGCAAGACAATCGCCCGGCGAAGACATAGTCGTCACAGCCCACGACTCCTGTTTTAATTCCCCGTCGAGTTGCCCGGCCGACCAACCGCTATACCCGATCAAAAACTTCACATGTTTTTGCACCGTAGAGTCGCTTTTCAAAAAATCGAGCAGCATATCGAAATCCCCATTAGCGAACAAGCCCGTCGAAACCTCCACTGCACCGGGCAATGACGCTATATCGTGCAAGAAAAACAAATGATCCGTTCCTACCGGCCCTCCACAAAAAACCGGAATGGAAGGTATATCGTTCTCTCCCTCTAACAATTCACTCAGAACATATCTCGTAGGGCTATTCAACACAAACCCCACCGCACCCTTCTCCGAATATTCGGCCAAACAAATAACAGCTCGGCGGAAACACCCTTCGTCCAAAAATGGCTCCGCCACCAACAACGCGCCCCGGTGAGGCGGCATCACCCGCCTGCGTATATGAAACGATTCGACGTGCATACAGATACGATTAAATCTCTATCAAATATAAAAATTCAATCCCGTAGTTCAAAACAAATCGTAAAGTTTCACCGACAAAAAACGCTCTTACAATCATTTCTTTTCGCATGGTCTCGAACTGTTACGACAGTAAACAGGCTAAGTAGAACCGTTATAAATTAAACGATAACACAGAACAAACGATACGAAATAGCCACGAAACGCCTTACATTTGTACAGCAACATTACACTATTATGGACGGAAAAGACGACATCTCGAATGTAATCCGGGAGAAAAAAGCCGCACGGGTCACTTGGGTGGGATTTTTTACCAATCTCATCTTGTCTACCGCAAAAATCATAGCCGGCATATGGGGGCGAAGTAGTGCCATGATTGCAGACGGCATACACTCCTTATCCGATTTTATCACAGAT is from Barnesiella intestinihominis YIT 11860 and encodes:
- the recR gene encoding recombination mediator RecR — protein: MDQQYSSILLENAVNEFAKLPGIGRKTALRLVLHLLRQEEGEAEKFGNTIIKLCKEIKRCHICHNISDSDTCTICGDPSRDASTLCVVENVKEVMVVENTRQFHGLYHVLGGVISPMDGIGPADLEIESLVDRVASGGIKEVILALSATMEGDTTNFYIFRKLAPFDVKITIIARGVSIGGELEYTDEITLGRSILNRTLFSESFKG
- a CDS encoding YqgE/AlgH family protein, whose amino-acid sequence is MHVESFHIRRRVMPPHRGALLVAEPFLDEGCFRRAVICLAEYSEKGAVGFVLNSPTRYVLSELLEGENDIPSIPVFCGGPVGTDHLFFLHDIASLPGAVEVSTGLFANGDFDMLLDFLKSDSTVQKHVKFLIGYSGWSAGQLDGELKQESWAVTTMSSPGDCLAAEGDAFWREIVKGMGDGYKLWLNSPQEPSLN
- a CDS encoding glycosyltransferase family 2 protein, with the translated sequence MVKISVVIVNYRVKYFLEQSLRSVRAALKAYPMEVEIFVVDNHSQDDSLDYLIPRFPEVRFIANTENVGFARANNQAIEQSTGKYVLLLNPDTVIAENTLYEVFQFMEAHPEAGGTGVKMLDGDGRFLPESKRGFPTPWVSFCKIFGLSALFPHSRIFGRYHMKYLSPDECHPIDILSGAFMFMRRETLDKSGLLDESFFMYGEDIDLSYRLVLAGYTNYFLPTPIIHYKGESTKKGSLRYVRVFYEAMLIFFKKHYPHYSKGYYLAVKFSIFFRASLAAAYRVVSFPFHKHGKTDKKEKGKWYILSRTPQTIARLIPGIKHYTPIWSADEIPSSSERQDNRHIILDSGLLSYREIIETIQSKSDVRNHFLIYTPDSEIIISPQQTYTKP
- a CDS encoding YggS family pyridoxal phosphate-dependent enzyme → MSDIARHIERIRQELPAGTRLVAVSKFHTAETIMEAYEAGQRIFGESRVQELVEKYEVLPKDIEWHFIGHLQTNKVKYIVPFVSLIHSVDSEKLLSVIESEAAKCDRVVDCLLEIHVAQEDSKYGFTPDSCRELLQGGSSEKYPHVRICGLMGMATQTDDEDCIEREFGALKKLFDEVKGSSAVDSSAFCELSMGMSHDYPLALRHGSTLVRIGTSIFGERVYSCF
- a CDS encoding MFS transporter — translated: MSTEQKKNYALPIIVMFALFAMISFVTGLQNPMGVIVKSQFGASNFMSQLGNAANFIAYAFMGIPAGMLLQRIGYKKTALLAVTVGFIGVGITFLSGIAESFAVYLVGAFISGFSMCMLNTVVNPMLNTLAGGGNKGNQLIQLGGSFNSISATIVPVLVGYLIGDLAQAKISNADPALFLAMGIFALAFVVLYFVNIPEPHIVKTSAKKEKSKHSALSFRHFVLGTVAIFIYVGVEVGIPNFANLFMTSPEINIDPTIAGSVVGTYWFLMMIGRLCGASIGAKVSSRAMLTVVSTVGIALVLGAIFCADNILVNMPVFKSDISFGFAQVPVNVMLLILCGLCTSVMWGGIFNLAVEGLGKYTAAASGLFMVMVCGGGILPLIQGGVADFAGFLNSYWVIALGLAYILFYAAIGSKNVNTDIPTDDYEA
- a CDS encoding DUF4494 domain-containing protein: MANWFECRVKYDKMLENGMQKKVTEPYLVDALSFTEAEARIIEEVSPFISGEFSVSAVKRANFSELFFDETGDRWYKCKLNFITLDEKSGMEKRTASYMLVQAADFETALKNLVEGMKGTMADWVIVSITETPLMDVYPFDPERKTKEEDRPQE
- a CDS encoding nucleoside deaminase — its product is MCEKESFMREAIKLSLDNIDHDGGPFGAVIVKDGKIIARGVNRVTASVDPTAHAEVNAIREAARVLGTFDLSGCEIYTSCEPCPMCLGAIYWAHLDKVYYGNTKADAKEIGFDDSFIYDELALPLEKRHLNVVPMMRDEAIKAFEKWENKSDKIEY
- a CDS encoding transketolase family protein, encoding MNDTNLLNKSADNIRVLTAAMVEKAKSGHPGGAMGGADFINVLYSEFLVYDPADPKWINRDRFFLDPGHMSPMLYSVLAMSGFYTMDDLKSFRQWGSITPGHPEVDVMHGIENTSGPLGQGHTMAVGAAIAERFMAARFGEWCSHKIYAFISDGGIQEEISQGAGRLAGFLGLHNLIMFYDSNDVQLSTDTDAVTDEDTAAKYRSWNWNVVEIDGTDPVAIRDALALANRETERPTLIIGKTIMGRGCVTVTGEKFEGKYSTHGQPLSKSGASYEKTIENLGGNVENPFVIFPETAGLYARRAEELKAIVAERKSAQAAWEKENPELARELHDFYAGKLPALDFSSIEYKPNVATRTASANVLAYLAERVKNMVVSSADLANSDKTEAFLKKTGAFAKGDFHGAFLHAGVAELTMAAIMNGILLHGGMQTACGTFFVFSDYMKPAVRMAALMELPVKYVWTHDAFRVGEDGPTHEPVEQEAQIRLMEQLKNHSGKNSVLVLRPADSAETLVSWKLAMENKDTPTALILSRQDVPDLPSASDSRYNDALQAEKGAYILMKDETPDVVLVANGSEVSTLVGAVNILHDKGVRVQIVSAPSIGLFLEQPLSYRNVVIPPGLPVFGLTAGLPSTLFPLVGSEGKVYGLDHFGYSAPYKVLDEKLGFTSDNIAREIIEFVEK
- a CDS encoding GNAT family N-acetyltransferase, producing MNYLTGKQIELRAVEPEDLDALYRWENDSSLWIYGSTVSPFSRYLLKQYIENYTADIARDKQLRLIIMRKESRQVIGAIDCFDYDITNRKAAIGLLIDPDHKRQGFGRDALETFIEYAFRFLHLHQLYVHIPVCNTASIALFRTCGFHESTRLKDWIRLPQGYADALIFQKFNRE
- a CDS encoding OmpA family protein, which encodes MKKTVSAILLTGAFAAMPAMVAAASQEEAKTEPSKEIVLNKFKDNWMISLEGGVDFSLGRFDSHADFGKRIAPVFGLNVEKWFSPVIGLRLGADYYGMKGAALWGNGMSGEMLDNTYYKQSYALITPALDVMGDLASLFCGYRERVYSPILYVGMGIPVAVSGDGDIADCVNMGMRGGLLNRFRLSDAWAINLDLRFDVFEATVAGEGNHAKTLSALVGVTYKFKGRGWNAPVVPVVAPVVGKYSDAEGDALVAQLRDANRKIADLEQQLAECKNRPAEKIVEEQAPVVTVYYNINSSELQGKDRVVLKAVAKAIKANKDTKYVITGYADSETGTAAFNAKLRKARAERVYDALVSYGVSPDQLEQKTSDAKLDRFGSYILDRAATISPAK
- the yihA gene encoding ribosome biogenesis GTP-binding protein YihA/YsxC, with the protein product MEIKNARFVISSSHVKDCPSHGLPEYAFIGRSNVGKSSLINMLTCKKGLAMTSSTPGKTMLINHFLVDDSWYLVDLPGYGYARRGKESREALREMIEGYVLYRKEMTCLFVLLDCRHKPQKIDLEFMEWLGENSVPFAIVFTKTDKIGPVVLKEHIEYYKQVLHESWEELPPIFATSSEKRRGREELLDYIDRVNKSLKEA